From a single Asticcacaulis sp. MM231 genomic region:
- a CDS encoding peptidylprolyl isomerase, with the protein MDHNKRGFLATGAAFALSALAGTLAACSKPAPKKTEAKPAPVAAPAPPPPLPDTVTVSLQTTKGEIVILLEQKKAPITVANFLHYLDTHKFDGATFWRSLKDGKTGFVQAGASGLTYPPIAHELTKMTGLSHTDGVISMSRFAPGTATNEFTIMVGDNTYLDAGPKASDNEKLGYAAFGHVIKGMDVVHAILNGRIDKHTREGGWAGQMLAEPVVITKAVRVN; encoded by the coding sequence GTGGATCATAACAAACGTGGATTTTTGGCGACCGGTGCGGCTTTCGCGCTTAGCGCCCTTGCTGGCACTTTGGCGGCCTGCTCCAAGCCTGCGCCGAAAAAGACCGAGGCCAAGCCCGCGCCTGTGGCAGCACCCGCCCCGCCGCCGCCCTTGCCGGATACGGTAACTGTCAGCCTGCAAACCACCAAGGGCGAGATCGTCATTTTGCTGGAGCAGAAGAAGGCGCCGATCACCGTGGCCAACTTCCTGCACTATCTCGATACGCACAAGTTCGACGGCGCCACCTTCTGGCGTTCGCTGAAGGACGGCAAGACCGGCTTTGTCCAGGCCGGCGCCTCAGGCCTGACCTATCCGCCGATTGCCCATGAATTGACCAAGATGACCGGCCTCAGCCATACCGACGGCGTGATCTCGATGTCGCGTTTCGCACCCGGCACCGCCACCAATGAATTCACTATCATGGTGGGCGACAACACCTATCTCGACGCCGGCCCCAAGGCGTCCGACAACGAAAAGCTCGGCTATGCGGCGTTCGGCCACGTCATCAAGGGCATGGACGTGGTCCACGCCATCCTGAATGGCCGGATTGACAAGCATACCCGTGAAGGCGGCTGGGCCGGTC